One genomic segment of Hydrocarboniclastica marina includes these proteins:
- a CDS encoding MFS transporter produces MSSRAPGSVDFLLILVSLVLTKLGDLLINPKTVLAWLGASAGVPASLIACLVPIRESGSMVPQSAIGSWLRRFPLRRSIWVSGSVAQGLCVVAMALALLILEGQPAGLALVCLLSVFSIARAFCSVTIKDIQGKTVPKGQRGRLSGWASTIAGAATAVITVIFFMGEREPALLLYVTLLMIAAVAWFCAATAFHYVREPPSAVDNARFSAVAAFSNLHLLWTDPLLRRFVLARCLFLGSALAAPFFTLLAFQQSESAWLFGSIMLASSIASLVSANFWGRLSDRSSKAVILSAGTTASATCLLFGGLNVFLPDLISSAWFYPVGFFVLSIAHAGIRLGRSTYLLDIAEGNQRTDYVSVSNTFVGLVLLPAGAVTALTSMLSSGAVIMLLGTLAAAGVWVARGLPDVSEATKETPIMTASRK; encoded by the coding sequence ATGAGTAGCCGTGCTCCAGGTTCAGTCGACTTTCTGCTGATTCTGGTCAGTCTGGTCCTGACCAAACTCGGTGATCTGCTGATCAATCCCAAGACCGTGCTGGCCTGGCTCGGCGCCTCAGCCGGCGTACCTGCGAGCCTGATCGCGTGCCTGGTGCCCATCCGGGAATCAGGCTCGATGGTACCACAATCGGCAATCGGCTCCTGGCTTCGCCGCTTCCCGCTACGGCGCTCCATCTGGGTTTCCGGCAGTGTTGCGCAGGGGCTCTGTGTCGTCGCAATGGCCCTGGCCCTATTGATCCTGGAGGGGCAGCCTGCGGGCCTGGCCCTCGTCTGTCTGCTGTCGGTGTTCAGTATAGCGCGCGCATTCTGCTCGGTTACCATCAAGGACATACAGGGAAAAACGGTCCCAAAGGGACAGCGTGGCCGGCTATCCGGGTGGGCTAGTACCATCGCTGGCGCGGCAACGGCCGTCATTACCGTGATCTTTTTTATGGGCGAGAGAGAGCCAGCGCTTTTGCTCTATGTCACCCTGCTCATGATTGCAGCAGTTGCCTGGTTTTGCGCCGCTACTGCCTTCCATTACGTTCGTGAGCCACCGTCAGCTGTCGACAACGCTCGTTTTAGTGCAGTTGCTGCTTTTAGCAACCTGCATCTGCTCTGGACCGACCCCCTGCTCCGGCGATTCGTGCTGGCCCGCTGCCTGTTCCTCGGGTCGGCATTGGCCGCGCCCTTCTTTACGCTGCTGGCGTTCCAGCAGAGTGAGTCAGCATGGCTGTTCGGTAGCATCATGCTCGCCAGTAGCATTGCCAGCCTCGTTTCAGCCAATTTCTGGGGTCGACTTTCCGACCGCTCGAGCAAGGCCGTTATCCTGAGCGCGGGCACCACCGCCAGCGCAACATGCCTGTTGTTCGGCGGGCTGAATGTTTTTCTGCCTGACCTGATCAGTTCAGCCTGGTTCTATCCGGTCGGTTTTTTCGTGCTCAGCATCGCCCACGCCGGCATCCGGCTTGGGCGTAGCACTTACCTGCTGGACATCGCCGAGGGTAACCAACGCACAGACTACGTCTCGGTTAGCAACACATTCGTCGGGCTGGTGTTATTGCCCGCAGGCGCTGTCACGGCACTGACCTCCATGCTCTCCAGCGGTGCAGTCATCATGCTTCTGGGAACGCTGGCTGCAGCGGGGGTATGGGTCGCACGGGGATTGCCTGACGTAAGCGAAGCGACAAAAGAGACGCCGATTATGACGGCTAGCCGCAAATAA
- a CDS encoding acyl-CoA dehydrogenase yields the protein MTDVLINRRDLSFQLNEVLDTAALCNRERFSEHSPETFEAVIETADRIAREKFAPHNAEADRNEPRFVDGKVEMIPDVKVAFEALAEAGFIAGRHDYEVGGMQLPESIMTACAGFFMAANAGTAGYSFLTTAASNLVRVFGSPQQQEKYLSRMLTGQYSGTMALTEPHAGSSLSDIRTTATPTEAGHYLIRGAKIYISGGEQEITENIVHMVLAKIKGAPAGVKGISLFIVPKYRTDDEGNRLDRNGVALAGLIHKLGYRGTTSTALSFGDDAECHGYLVGEPHQGLRYMFHMMNEARLGVGFGAVAIGYRGYMHSLEYARDRLQGRKPSSKDPASPQVPIIEHTDVRRMLLAQKSYVEGGLALCLYGARLVDDAASHPDAAQRRDAQHLLDLMTPIIKAWPSEYGPKANDLAIQVYGGAGYTREYPVEQCWRDNRLNPIHEGTNGIQAMDLLGRKVWQAEGEGIQLLIKAIQRDLEAASDQRCQQWASSLSETVQQAGQVTQVLAGAMMKEGPDKALANASCYLHLLGHIIVAWMWLRQANVAAKKLADGCGAADEAFYLGKLQAAQYFFHWELPTVAQDIVLLRNQDDTCLQMRDGWF from the coding sequence CACAGCCCGGAAACGTTCGAGGCCGTCATTGAAACCGCCGACCGGATCGCCCGTGAGAAGTTTGCCCCCCACAACGCCGAGGCAGACCGCAACGAGCCACGCTTTGTCGACGGCAAGGTCGAAATGATCCCCGACGTGAAAGTGGCGTTTGAGGCGCTGGCGGAGGCGGGTTTCATTGCAGGGCGACATGATTACGAGGTCGGCGGCATGCAACTGCCCGAATCGATCATGACAGCTTGCGCAGGCTTCTTCATGGCTGCAAACGCAGGCACAGCCGGGTACTCATTCCTGACAACCGCAGCGTCCAATCTCGTGCGCGTGTTCGGTTCGCCCCAGCAGCAGGAGAAGTATTTGTCTCGCATGCTGACAGGGCAGTACAGCGGCACCATGGCGCTGACCGAGCCCCATGCTGGCTCTTCGCTTTCGGATATCCGCACGACCGCAACGCCGACGGAAGCGGGCCACTACCTGATCCGCGGTGCCAAGATTTATATTTCCGGCGGCGAACAGGAGATCACGGAGAACATCGTCCACATGGTCCTGGCCAAGATCAAAGGTGCTCCGGCAGGGGTGAAAGGTATTTCGCTTTTCATCGTTCCCAAATACCGGACGGACGACGAAGGCAACCGGCTGGACCGCAACGGTGTTGCGCTGGCGGGCTTGATCCACAAACTGGGCTATCGCGGTACCACCTCTACCGCTTTGAGCTTTGGTGACGATGCCGAGTGCCATGGGTATCTGGTCGGCGAACCTCATCAGGGTCTCAGGTACATGTTCCATATGATGAACGAAGCGCGGCTCGGTGTCGGTTTTGGCGCGGTGGCGATCGGCTACAGGGGTTATATGCACAGCCTGGAATATGCCCGAGATCGCCTGCAGGGCCGCAAACCGTCGAGCAAAGATCCAGCTTCGCCCCAGGTCCCGATCATCGAGCATACCGATGTCCGGCGCATGTTGCTGGCTCAAAAGAGTTACGTTGAAGGCGGGCTGGCGCTTTGTCTCTATGGCGCGCGTTTGGTCGACGATGCCGCCAGCCACCCTGATGCAGCACAGCGCCGGGATGCCCAGCACCTGCTTGACCTGATGACACCCATTATCAAGGCCTGGCCCTCCGAATACGGGCCCAAGGCCAACGATCTGGCGATTCAGGTATACGGTGGCGCTGGCTATACGCGGGAATACCCGGTTGAGCAATGTTGGCGCGATAACCGGCTGAATCCGATACACGAGGGTACCAACGGTATCCAGGCCATGGATTTGCTGGGTAGAAAAGTCTGGCAGGCTGAAGGTGAAGGCATTCAATTGCTGATAAAGGCGATACAGAGGGATCTTGAGGCAGCTTCGGATCAACGCTGCCAGCAGTGGGCCTCGTCGCTCAGCGAAACTGTGCAACAGGCGGGCCAGGTTACACAAGTGCTCGCGGGTGCGATGATGAAGGAAGGGCCCGACAAAGCGTTGGCCAACGCCTCCTGCTACCTGCATCTGCTTGGCCACATTATCGTCGCGTGGATGTGGTTACGCCAGGCCAACGTCGCGGCCAAGAAGCTTGCGGACGGGTGTGGAGCCGCCGATGAAGCCTTCTATCTCGGCAAATTGCAGGCTGCACAGTACTTCTTTCACTGGGAGTTGCCCACTGTCGCCCAGGATATTGTCCTGCTGCGCAACCAGGACGATACCTGCTTGCAGATGCGTGACGGCTGGTTCTGA